A single window of Micromonas commoda chromosome 6, complete sequence DNA harbors:
- a CDS encoding predicted protein gives MRRARASPERVTDITGIAASRDGFAVGRTKGGFRVAISLALLVGIYFFSAVWGRGATSTTGASSDIASAGVTRRVIGDGRVEAIWNVPASAKGTVLALHGCSHSALDWFPRDESRCPECRGLAQEQKITNAALDAGYALLAVSSAGHCWSRDDVPRLALALDAYGAEHGASRRRPMYAFGASSGGSFAGVLPSLSDLPRRPDGLIIQIAGGPGGTGLGLAHYPPTVLSHMPRDESTAAAVRRSIDELTAAGARVLEHRLERRALTPSFFEEESAGKVTARESAGLFHALRDELGVLDAHDLLIRDPRSFDVGQIAKLRERTPAWDSLVPDESDVREILNVAYAAHELSAQDFMKNLRWIVDASSA, from the coding sequence ATGAGACGCGCACGGGCATCTCCCGAGAGGGTCACCGACATCACcggcatcgcggcgtcgagagaTGGCTTCGCGGTGGGGCGAACCAAGGGCGGGTTTAGAGTGGCCATCTCGCTCGCTCTGTTAGTCGGCATCTACTTCTTCTCGGCGGTTTGGGGCAGGGGTGCGACTTCTACCACCGGTGCATCGTCTGACATCGCATCGGCGGGGGTGACGAGGCGAGTaatcggcgacggccgcgtggAGGCCATCTGGAACGTCCCGGCGAGCGCAAAAGGGACGGTGCTGGCTCTGCACGGGTGCTCGCACTCCGCGCTGGACTGGTTCCCGAGAGACGAATCGAGATGCCCGGAGTGTCGGGGTTTGGCGCAGGAGCAGAAGAtcacgaacgccgcgctAGACGCCGGGTACGCGCTTCTCGCCGTGTCTTCCGCGGGGCACTGCTGGAGCCGGGACGACGTGCCGAGGTTGGCGCTCGCCCTGGACGCGTACGGCGCGGAAcacggcgcgtcgaggcgtcgaCCAATGTACGCATTCGGAGCGTCCAGCGGCGGGTCCTTCGCCGGCGTACTCCCCTCTCTCTCGGatctccctcgacgccccgacGGTCTGATCATTCAAATCGCGGGTGGACCCGGCGGTACCGGGTTAGGGTTAGCGCATTACCCACCCACGGTGCTGAGTCACATGCCACGGGAcgagtcgacggcggcggcggtgcgtcgcTCGATTGACGagttgacggcggcgggggcgcgcgttCTGGAGCACAGGTTGGAGAGGAGGGCTCTGACCCCGTCGTTtttcgaggaggagagcgcgggAAAGGTCACGGCGCGGGAGAGCGCGGGATTGTTCCACGCGCTcagggacgagctcggggtTCTGGACGCGCACGATCTGCTCATCCGCGACCCGAGGTCGTTTGACGTCGGCCAAATCGCCAAACTGCGCGAACGGACGCCGGCGTGGGACTCGCTCGTTCCGGACGAGAGCGACGTGAGGGAGATCCTGAACgtggcgtacgccgcgcacgagctgTCCGCGCAGGACTTCATGAAAAACCTGCGGTGGATCGTAGACGCGAGTAGCGCGTGA
- a CDS encoding predicted protein, with the protein MVGFDDSVVEEFVAQGRDARGERVVELIERATSAPKLYVFGELLDLDGVKELESTPAAPHVALLRVFAYGTLPEYRQHESGLPPLSPAQLLKLRQLTVVQMADASVSIPYDELMSALEMSSVRELEDMLINECIAPGLLRGKLDHKRRAFEVHSCPVGRDLRPGQLKEIIDQLAAWHDNSKDVLARLDSQMTRTTEEAERRKEHRKDVADAAETLRREMKVPGAGEGGAEGEGGAEGEGGASGGAAGGEEGGDGGDADGEEDGGGLDLMDEDTPGTGIGSKRRR; encoded by the exons ATGGTGGGGTTCGACGACTCCGTGGTGGAGGAATTCGTGGCGCagggccgcgacgcgcgcggcgagcgggtcgTGGAACTCATCGAGCGCGCCACGAGCGCTCCCAAGCTCTACGTCTTCGGCGAGCTGCTGGATCTGGACGGCGTCAAGGAG CTCGAgtccacgcccgcggccCCGCACGTGGCGCTCCTGCGCGTGTTCGCCTACGGAACCCTGCCCGAGTATCGCCAGCACGAATCCgggctcccgccgctctccCCCGCGCAGCTTCTCAAGCTCCGGCAGCTCACCGTCGTTCAgatggcggacgcgtcggttTCGATTCCATACGACGAGCTCATGTCCGCGCTAGAGATGTCCAGCGTGCGTGAGCTCGAGGACATGCTCATCAACGAGTGCATCGCCCCCGGATTGCTGCGCGGCAAGCTCGACCATAAGAGGAGGGCGTTCGAGGTGCACAGCTGTCCGGTGGGCCGCGACCTCCGACCCGGGCAGCTCAAGGAGATCATCGACCAGCTCGCCGCGTGGCACGATAACTCCAAGGACgtgctcgcgaggctcgatAGCCAGATGACGCGGAccacggaggaggcggagaggcgcAAGGAACACAGGAAGGACGTGGCCGACGCGGCTGAGACGCTGCGAAGGGAGATGAAGGTGCCGGgagcgggcgagggcggcgccgagggcgagggcggcgccgagggcgagggcggcgcgagcggaggCGCGGCCGGGGGGgaggaaggcggcgacggcggcgacgcggacggcgaggaggacggcgggggTTTGGATCTGATGGACGAGGACACCCCGGGCACGGGCATCGGCTCGAAGCGTAGGCGCTGA
- a CDS encoding histone acetyltransferase complex component (Predicted homolog of Saccharomyces cerevisiae ADA2 protein, a transcriptional adaptor protein that is part of the ADA and SAGA complexes ChromDB ID: HXA20101), protein MATENAITKVNPSEPKRAMFHCHYCSKDISAVVRIKCAVCADCTLCVECFSVGVEPHPHEASHAYHVIDNLSFPLFTMDWGADEEILLLEAIEIYGLGNWTEVAEHVGTKTKLQCHQHYFDCYVNSETTPLPDMSKILGPKYTKEEPNEEPKAKKVKAEDGDADDDAAERADTLASFARPGDERHWGNVPELTGYNVKRNEFDPEYDIEAELPLAEMEFRDTDTELDRKLKIRMLEIYNKRLEERIRRKEFIIDRGLLNVKRQQALERKRTPQERDIHGAVRVFARFLDPNEYEIMLEGFMAESRIRNRIAELKEYRRNGIHTLSEGEVYDAEKRHRMAEIARIKAIEYPGRGGSRANRYLGRDGFVQAPAGDAAPKELQKLTGIAAGGGGSGALTSLGGTARKKAPLPLDLTHLPGVELLSKREKELCVANRLLPVHYLSIKEALMRASANGQVLKRSEVRHMFKVEPIKAVRVFELLLQHGWVKDPNETEG, encoded by the coding sequence ATGGCGACGGAGAACGCCATCACCAAGGTGAACCCATCCGAGCCCAAGCGCGCCATGTTCCACTGCCATTACTGCAGCAAGGACATCAGCGCGGTGGTTCGGATCAAGTGCGCGGTGTGCGCGGACTGCACGCTGTGCGTCGAGTGCTTCTCCGTCGGGGTGGAGCCCCACCCGCACGAAGCATCGCACGCGTACCACGTCATCGACAACCTCTCCTTCCCGCTGTTCACCATGGACTggggcgccgacgaagaGATCCTGctgctcgaggcgatcgagatTTACGGCCTCGGCAACTGGACCGAGGTTGCGGAGCATGTGGGCACCAAGACCAAGCTCCAGTGCCACCAGCACTACTTCGACTGCTACGTCAACTCGGAGACTACCCCTCTGCCCGACATGTCCAAGATTCTGGGGCCCAAGTACACGAAGGAGGAGCCCAACGAGGAGcccaaggcgaagaaggtcaaggcggaggatggcgacgccgacgacgacgcggccgagagGGCGgacacgctcgcgtcgttcgcgcggccCGGGGACGAGCGGCATTGGGGTAACGTGCCGGAGCTGACGGGATACAACGTGAAGAGGAACGAGTTCGACCCGGAGTACGACATCGAGGCGGAGCTCCCTCTGGCGGAGATGGAGTTTCGAGACACCGACACCGAGCTGGACCGAAAGCTCAAGATTCGCATGCTCGAGATCTACAACAAGAGGCTGGAGGAACGGATCCGGCGTAAGGAGTTCATCATCGACCGCGGGTTGCTGAACGTCAAACGACAGCAGGCGCTGGAGCGCAAGCGCACGCCGCAGGAGCGGGACATCCACGGCGCGGTGCGGGTGTTTGCCAGGTTTCTCGACCCCAACGAGTACGAGATCATGCTCGAGGGTTTCATGGCGGAGAGCCGCATCAGGAACCGAATCGCGGAGCTGAAGGAGTACAGGCGCAACGGAATCCACACACTGAGCGAAGGGGAAGTCTACGATGCCGAGAAGCGTCATCGCATGGCCGAGATTGCGCGCATCAAGGCGATTGAGTACCCCGGCAGGGGCGGGTCGAGGGCGAACAGGTAcctcggccgcgacgggttcgtgcaggcgcccgcgggagacgccgcgcccaaggAGCTCCAAAAGCTGAccggcatcgcggcgggcggcggcgggagcggtgCGCTGACTTCACTGGGCGGTACCGCGAGAAAGAAGGCGCCGCTGCCGCTGGATCTCACGCACCTCCCCGGTGTGGAGCTGCTGAGCAAACGCGAGAAGGAGCTCTGCGTGGCAAACAGGCTGCTGCCGGTGCACTACCTGTCCATTAAGGAGGCGCTgatgcgcgcgagcgcgaacggTCAGGTGCTGAAGCGATCGGAGGTGAGGCACATGTTCAAGGTTGAGCCCATCAAGGCTGTGAGGGTGTTTGAACTGCTGCTGCAACACGGATGGGTGAAGGACCCGAACGAGACTGAAGGTTAG
- a CDS encoding predicted protein, giving the protein MGLDASGEIVTRRISICRHSELDQVRGARMLMSMFLEIADVVVPIAKSTLNNVKNFSSWLLVTLIGRSLGLVYRGIRESMNPANNNGNSNSSTPRFA; this is encoded by the coding sequence ATGGGCCTCGACGCATCGGGTGAGATCGTGACGCGGAGGATCAGCATCTGCAGGCACAGCGAGCTGGACCAGGTGAGGGGCGCGCGCATGCTCATGTCCATGTTCCTCGAGAttgccgacgtcgtcgtcccgatTGCCAAGTCGACGCTCAACAACGTCAAGAACTTCTCCTCTTGGCTTCTCGTGACCCTCATCGGTCGCTCACTCGGGCTCGTGTACCGCGGCATCCGCGAGAGCATGAACCCCGCGAACAACAACGGGAACAGCAACTCCTCCACGCCTCGCTTCGCTTAA
- a CDS encoding predicted protein: MRLINSRRTPARLSPAAFWMLVESRCLRPVLVDVRSAKELADTHPEDDGISKRLEMVRIPIEELAHVLRNKATQWRLRARDGPHAKPPSLRDTMVFISTHGNAATQAAAIAMALGYQRVMAVDGGLAAAAPLAPPSSSGTPTASSLHNGLVTGEGGGGGGRGGNGRVGSPRSGHDSPFGSSPRTPSASSLSFVPPGETLSRDALLLLMEYGQAQGAPLVTLVDVRRHDERALYGSIRGSVHLAAEQLPRALLMPPDDFLRAFHFRKPGPDDVVVVHSRRQERASYAKQLLGDAGLHRCLVLSEGVMGWRSGGGGGEDVRAYDAFGEGEPPPEPYPTEPPVEIDRPEAEAELMHKNVLLP, encoded by the coding sequence ATGCGACTGATCAACAGCCGtcggacgcccgcgcggctgTCTCCCGCGGCTTTCTGGATGTTGGTGGAGTCGCGATGCCTACGTCCGGTACTCGTGGACGTCCGGAGCGCCAAGGAACTGGCGGATACTCAcccggaggacgacggcatcTCCAAGCGCCTGGAGATGGTTCGGATACCCATCGAGGAACTCGCGCACGTGCTGCGAAACAAGGCGACGCAGTGGAGACTCCGAGCCCGAGACGGGCCGCACGCTAAGCCCCCGTCGCTGCGGGACACCATGGTGTTCATCTCCACCCACggcaacgccgcgacgcaggcggcggcgatcgcgatggCGCTCGGGTACCAGAGGGTGATGGCTGTCGACGgcggactcgccgccgccgcgccgctcgcgccgccgtcatccTCCGGCACCCCCACCGCGTCTTCGCTGCACAACGGACTGgtcaccggcgagggcggcggcggaggcggtcggGGGGGTAACGGTCGTGTCGGATCCCCGAGGAGCGGGCACGACTCGCcgttcgggtcgtcgccgaggaccccgtcggcttcgtcgcTCTCGTTCGTGCCACCCGGGGAGACGCTCAGCAGGGACGCGCTCTTACTGCTGATGGAGTACGGACAGGCGCAGGGCGCGCCGCTGGTGACGCTGGTGGACGTGCGCAgacacgacgagcgcgccctgTACGGAAGCATCAGGGGCAGCgtgcacctcgcggcggagcagtTACCCAGGGCGCTGCTGATGCCGCCGGATGATTTCCTTCGCGCGTTTCACTTTCGCAAACCGGGTCCGGAcgacgtggtggtggtgcacagccggcggcaggagcgcgcgagcTACGCCAAGCAGCTCCTCGGTGACGCGGGTCTGCACAGGTGTCTGGTGTTGTCCGAGGGGGTCATGGGGTGgagaagcggcggcggcggtggcgaagaCGTGAGGGCGTACGACGCATTCGGCGAAggggagccgccgccggagccgtACCCGACGGAGCCGCCGGTGGAGATCGACAGGccggaggctgaggcggagCTGATGCACAAGAACGTGCTGCTCCCCTGA
- a CDS encoding predicted protein, translating to MAATIVSSAGLRLNARARSSGAASSRVVARCESLPSQIRPPRLVLPLAPHATRDGPDADASGPRLPSDLRGVTLRTQHVAPARLSRASLVTRAVATPAPVTVPEPEQRVAISAPRPDVAMPNMQDPWNDPKWKDTKWTVYRDVAYDLQPFYDKHPGGEWLLNLAIGRDCTALIESYHLRPEVSTARFNKLPVLEDFPVTAVPRAPRPNDSPLYNSIRDRVRKELFPREGKMEHRMGGDGAAATIVGTAVACYALYANFTGPIAGAMLGLAGAWIGLTIQHCGNHGAMSPKTWVNNALGMTDDLIGGSSLMWRYHHQVSHHIHCNDNALDQDVYTAMPLLRFDARQPKKWFHRFQHIYLFAAFPLMQLAFQVGDIKGLFTRDCEGAKLHGATALELATVVIGKIAHFGLLLGPLAWGASGAAVAAGVASFIAVQGMVLACTFAVSHNVAETKVPEDTGGEAWERDWGIQQLVTSADWGDKVGNFFTGGLNLQVEHHLFPAICFVHYPAIRKIVAEEAEKFGVPYANYRTLPGIFAEFLKFVKDMGTADQIGDVVEAKHKNKSMCPLGFA from the coding sequence ATGGCGGCCACCATCGTGAGCTCCGCCGGACTTCGTCTCAACGCCCGCGCCAGGTcttcgggcgccgcgagcagcagGGTCGTCGCGAGGTGCGAATCGTTGCCTTCGCAAATCCGTCCTCCACGCCTCGTTcttcccctcgcgccgcacgccACCCGCGATGGCCCCGACGCTGACGCATCCGGCCCGCGTCTCCCTTCCGATCTCAGGGGTGTGACCCTTCGTACCCAGCATGTcgctcccgcgcgcctctcgcgcgcgtccctcgtcacgcgcgccgtcgccacccccgcgccggtgaccgtccccgagcccgagcaGAGGGTGGCCATCTCCGCCCCCCGTCCCGACGTCGCCATGCCCAACATGCAGGACCCGTGGAACGACCCGAAGTGGAAGGACACCAAGTGGACCGTGtaccgcgacgtcgcgtacGACCTCCAGCCCTTCTACGACAAGCACCCGGGCGGCGAGTGGCTCCTCAACCTCGCCATCGGCCGCGACTGCACCGCGCTCATCGAGTCCTACCACCTGCGTCCCGAGGTGTCCACCGCGAGGTTCAACAAGCTCCCCGTGCTCGAGGATTTCCCCGTCACCGCGGTGCCCAGGGCGCCCAGGCCCAACGACTCTCCCCTTTACAACTCCATCCGCGATAGAGTTCGCAAGGAGCTGTTCCCCAGGGAGGGTAAGATGGAGCACAggatgggcggcgacggcgcggcggcgaccatcgtcggcaccgccgtcgcgtgtTACGCACTCTACGCCAACTTCACCGGacccatcgcgggcgcgatgctgGGCCTCGCCGGGGCGTGGATCGGCCTGACCATTCAGCACTGCGGGAACCACGGCGCGATGAGCCCGAAGACGTGGGTGAACAACGCTCTCGGCATGACCGACGACCTCATCGGGGGGTCGTCGCTGATGTGGCGGTACCACCACCAGGTGAGCCACCACATCCACTGCAACGATAACGCCCTGGATCAGGACGTCTACACGGCCATGCCCCTGCTGCGGTTCGACGCGAGGCAGCCGAAGAAGTGGTTCCACAGGTTCCAGCACATCTacctcttcgcggcgttccCCCTGATGCAGCTGGCGTTCCAGGTTGGCGACATCAAGGGCTTGTTCACGCGAGATTGCGAGGGCGCCAAGCTCcacggcgccaccgcgctggaGCTCGCCACAGTCGTGATCGGTAAGATCGCGCACTTCGGACTGCTCCTGGGCCCCCTCGCGTGGGGCGCGTCCGgagcggcggtcgcggcgggcgtcgcgagcttcatCGCGGTGCAGGGCATGGTGCTGGCGTGCACCTTTGCCGTGTCGCACAACGTGGCTGAGACGAAGGTTCCGGAggacaccggcggcgaggcgtggGAGCGCGACTGGGGGATCCAGCAGCTCGTGACGTCCGCGGACTGGGGCGATAAGGTCGGTAACTTCTTCACCGGTGGGCTCAACCTGCAGGTGGAGCACCACCTCTTCCCCGCGATCTGCTTCGTGCACTACCCGGCCATCCGCAAGAtcgtggcggaggaggctgagaagTTCGGGGTGCCTTACGCCAACTACAGGACTCTTCCGGGGATCTTCGCGGAGTTTCTCAAGTTCGTGAAGGACATGGGCACGGCGGATCagatcggcgacgtcgtcgaggcgaagCACAAGAACAAGTCCATGTGCCCCCTCGGCTTTGCGTAg
- a CDS encoding predicted protein, which produces MQPLTMHARAPARASTGSGAGSSSRGGQMRERASFASPSADRLRAGARRRPGGRRRRDGGTRVEALAVIRLLKFDPDRVSVSFAEDTCRRIAEPDRTRRYTLTHNDLTQHLTLSVASDFNPDGQADVWYTRLLRDEVLAEWCDDGLHVHCNVTVEGHWWIAWAKQLRAIVFRQKLPLVLDTLRYAEADLLLTNPSLASAPVFVHFHEGPCRSATSARFNNSRSEGVREYWGLFSNAGQRKGFDQSRSYDEELSGSEAFSLERDLWTPESVAREMLTGTGSGSGSFDDDGGGGGRGVGGGGGGGGADGRVGAGARSFAKSPGLSASGGPPEDAVVTSR; this is translated from the coding sequence ATGCAGCCGCTGAcgatgcacgcgcgcgcgcccgcgcgagcttcgacgggctcgggcgcgggatcgtcctcgcgcggaGGACAGATGCGGGAACGGGcatcgttcgcgtcgccgagcgcggatcggctccgcgcgggcgcccggcggcgacccgggggacggcgacgccgcgacgggggcacgcgcgtggaggcgctcgcggtgatcCGCCTGCTCAAGTTCGACCCCGACCGAGTCTCCGTGTCGTTCGCCGAGGACACGTGCAGGAGGATCGCGGAGCCCGACAGGACCCGACGCTACACCCTCACGCACAACGATCTCACCCAGCACCTCACcctctccgtcgcgagcgacttCAACCCCGACGGCCAGGCTGACGTGTGGTACACGCGGCTCCTGCGAgacgaggtgctcgccgagtGGTGCGACGACGGCTTGCACGTGCACTGCAACGTCACCGTGGAGGGGCACTGGTGGATCGCGTGGGCCAAGCAGCTTCGCGCCATCGTGTTCCGGCAGAAACTacccctcgtcctcgacacCCTGAggtacgccgaggcggacctcCTGTTGACCAacccgagcctcgcgagcgcgccggttTTCGTGCACTTTCACGAGGGGCCGTGTcgatcggcgacgagcgcgaggttcaACAACTCGAGGtccgagggcgtccgcgagtACTGGGGGCTGTTCAGCAACGCGGGACAGCGCAAGGGGTTCGATCAGTCGCGATcgtacgacgaggagctgTCGGGGAGCGAGGCGTTCTCGCTGGAGCGCGACCTGTGGACGCCGGAGAGCGTGGCGCGGGAGATGCTAACCGGAACCGGATCCGGATCTGGctcgttcgacgacgacggcggcggcggcggacggggcgtgggtggaggcgggggtggaggcggagcggacgggcgcgtcggcgcgggggctcgGAGCTTCGCTAAATCGCCGGGGCTCTCCGCGAGCGGAGGCCCGCCCGAAGACGCGGTTGTGACGAGCCGCTGA
- a CDS encoding predicted protein, translating to MSAANAFEAPKQPELSKDQAKDALTQTIELMKQPENMAKMEAAKAAMAAQPDNIMMLMMMVMPVATQVCMPVLQKFGFTADQGGLMAYVAATMKHKDDAEIAALGKEMRSTFVPEALEGVIGMMLAGPAGGGVPAF from the exons ATgtccgccgccaacgccttCGAGGCGCCCAAGCAACCCGAGCTCTCCAAGGATCAGGCCAAGG ATGCGCTGACGCAGACGATCGAGCTCATGAAGCAGCCGGAAAACATGGCCAAGatggag gcggccaaggcggcgatggcggctcAGCCCGACAACATCATGATGCTCATGATGATGGTCATGCCCGTCGCCACGCAGGTGTGCATGCCCGTCCTCCAGAAGTTCGGCTTCACCGCCGATCAGGGCGGGCTCATGGcgtacgtcgcggcgacgatgaagcacaaggacgacgcggagatcgccgcgctcggcaagGAGATGCGCAGCACGTTCGTGCCCGAGGCCCTCGAGGGTGTGATCGGCATGATGctcgcgggacccgcgggcggcggcgtgccggCGTTTTAA
- a CDS encoding predicted protein has translation MPEGPYPELAVFDLDACFWDEEMYTLRDIVDPARSVRGNLGNGVGEGVVSAMSGNTAITINPGALRALQDFHAGKYPGMRIAAASSADTPLAVRIGRSALDVLEIVPGVTARAVFAIGWPEGFDGNMQIGRTPPLSSNKSQTHFPILRRETGVGYDRMLFFDDCNWGDHCAAVANGCRDEMTGLGPVVVRTPRGLQVAEWEKGLELYRERVAKFAPAEPPL, from the coding sequence aTGCCGGAGGGCCCTtaccccgagctcgccgtcttcgacctcgacgcgtgcTTCTGGGACGAAGAGATGTACACGCTGCGGGACATCGTCGATCCCGCCAGGTCCGTCCGCGGTAACCTCGgcaacggcgtcggcgagggcgtcgtgtCCGCCATGAGCGGCAACACCGCCATCACCATCAATCCCGGTGCCCTCAGAGCCTTACAGGATTTTCACGCGGGCAAGTACCCAGGGATGAGGATCGCCGCGGCATCGTCCGCGGACACTCCTCTGGCCGTGAGGATTGGAAGaagcgcgctcgacgtcttggagatcgtccccggcgtgaccgcgagggcggtgtTCGCGATCGGCTGGCCGGAGGGCTTCGACGGCAACATGCAGATCGGGCGGaccccgccgctctcgtcgaACAAGTCTCAGACGCACTTTCCGATTTTAAGGCGGGAGACGGGAGTGGGGTACGATCGCATGCTCTTCTTCGACGACTGCAACTGGGGGGACcactgcgcggcggtggcgaacgGGTGCCGGGACGAGATGACGGGGTTGGGGCCGGTGGTGGttcgaacgccgcgcgggctACAGGTGGCCGAGTGGGAGAAGGGCCTCGAGCTCTATCGGGAGAGAGTCGCGAAattcgcgccggcggagccGCCCCTCTAA
- a CDS encoding predicted protein — KNYEKTGLPDFRRLGTLSRTNEQYEDAAYDLRRVYDLLRALGEPHLWEKTEHTGARWGPGFQTIHVAGTKGKGSTVGFLAGILRASGYNTATYKSPHVHSVAERITCGPIPPDAAYDERGAHLDPTTRLATHGKIDAETARIILDAQDKEKGKLTYFEILTVLAMVKFRQLGAEMAVVECGVGGEHDATNIFTQESIAAVVITAIGKDHVDALGGTLGHIVRAKCGIVQMHRPTFV, encoded by the coding sequence AAGAACTACGAGAAGACGGGTTTGCCCGACTTCAGACGGCTGGGGACGCTGAGCAGGACGAACGAGCAGTACGAAgacgccgcgtacgaccTTCGGCGCGTCTACGACCTGTTACGCGCGCTGGGAGAGCCGCACCTGTGGGAGAAGACGGAGCACACCGGAGCGCGATGGGGCCCGGGGTTCCAGACCATCCACGTCGCGGGCACCAAGGGCAAGGGGAGCACCGTGGGCTTCCTCGCCGGCATCCTTCGCGCGTCCGGGTATAACACCGCGACGTACAAGTCGCCGCACGTGcactccgtcgccgagcgcatcACGTGCGGGCCGatcccgcccgacgccgcgtacgacgaaCGAGGCGCGCATCTCGATCCAACCACCAGACTCGCCACGCACGGGAAGATCGACGCGGAAACCGCGCGGatcatcctcgacgcgcagGATAAGGAGAAGGGTAAGCTGACGTACTTTGAGATCCTCACCGTGTTGGCGATGGTCAAGTTCAggcagctcggcgcggagatggcggtggtggagtgcggcgtgggcggcgagcacgacgcGACAAACATCTTCACGCAGgagtccatcgccgcggtggtcatAACCGCGATTGGGAAGGACCACGtagacgcgctcggcggtaCTCTCGGGCACATCGTCCGCGCCAAGTGCGGTATCGTGCAGATGCACAGGCCCACGTTCGTG